Proteins found in one Cataglyphis hispanica isolate Lineage 1 chromosome 15, ULB_Chis1_1.0, whole genome shotgun sequence genomic segment:
- the LOC126855308 gene encoding secretory carrier-associated membrane protein 5A: MSGFDENPFGEPTINDPFSDPAIRRAVTSTPASRGLEDYNPFAEQGTQGTTQVRGAVNPPIYGGVGATQQPATLQPTNQEAPPPAYARTPQQTVNAALGNSLSPSSDQRAEPEWKARAEEELRNTPYYPRRNNWPPLPDKCCFQPCFYQDIDVEIHTDFQKIVRQLYYLWMFHGCVLLLNVIGGFVLMLCNQNFSAFGLAILYLILFTPFSFMCWFRPAYRAFKNDSSFNFMVFFFVFFFQLIVTSIQAIGIPGAGTCGIITAISTLDSTAEGVFVGLLMLFIAIGFLLAAGGDLLLLTKIHRIYRNSDASVTKAQQEFATTFLRNEHVQNAASNVAASAVRSQMANANQPRY; the protein is encoded by the exons ATGTCCGGTTTTGACGAAAACCCCTTCGGGGAACCTACGATCAACGATCCCTTTTCG gatCCAGCAATACGAAGAGCCGTAACTTCTACACCTGCTAGTAGAGGTCTTGAAGACTATAATCCTTTTGCTGAGCAAGGCACTCAAGGAACTACACAAGTCAGAGGAGCAGTGAATCCGCCAATCTATGGTGGAGTTGGTGCAACGCAGCAACCAGCCACACTTCAACCTACTAATCAAGAAGCACCTCCTCCTGCATATGCTCGCACTCCCCAGCAAACAGTCAATGCTGCGCTTGGAAATTCTTTGTCACCTTCATCagat caacGAGCTGAACCAGAATGGAAAGCCAGAGCAGAAGAAGAATTAAGAAATACTCCTTACTATC CAAGGCGAAATAATTGGCCACCATTACCAGATAAATGTTGTTTTCAACCGTGCTTCTATCAAGATATTGATGTAGAAATTCACactgattttcaaaaaatagtgaggcaattgtattatctttggATGT TTCATGGATGTGTTCTGTTGTTGAATGTAATTGGAGGATTTGTCTTGATGCTTTGTAATCAGAATTTTTCAGCATTTGGTCTGGCAATCTTGTATCTTATACTCTTTACTCCATTTTCCTTCATGTGTTGGTTTAGACCAGCATACAGGGCtttcaa gaatGATAGCTCTTTCAACTTTATGgtttttttcttcgtcttcTTCTTTCAACTTATTGTCACAAGTATACAGGCTATAGGTATCCCTGGTGCAGGCACTTg TGGTATAATAACAGCGATTAGTACGCTGGACTCGACGGCTGAAGGTGTCTTTGTTGGTCTCCTTATGCTCTTCATTGCTATTGGTTTTCTGCTTGCTGCAGGTGGTGATCTCTTACTGCTCACTAAG ATTCATCGCATTTATCGTAATTCCGACGCGAGTGTTACAAAAGCGCAGCAAGAGTTTGCTACAACATTTTTGCGAAACGAACATGTGCAAAACGCAGCGAGCAATGTTGCAGCAAGTGCAGTTCGTTCACAAATGGCTAATGCTAACCAGCCACGTTATTAA
- the LOC126855299 gene encoding DNA helicase MCM9-like, which translates to MLQDYLLKHHIKDLEEILNATKDHVFYSIQVNFVSLFEADAEIAQKILRNPRHYLPLCDEAAVKVQEQLCKTDQTIKTRVHIRITAVPIKIDIGQIGELVSTSGIVVRMSQPTIMKLKKRFVCKKCKHTSVVKLEWERQLFKNIKCCEACRSPNIKALTSLEQDDCSDYQEIKIQDKCKADTQSYYSMGLQVILLDDLIDKCRPGDTVDISGIVIRKWSTLKVGHRAEATTFLMANNISIQKKISEATFSTVEIRDTFTAYWEHYRDNALAGRDNILASICPQLYGMYIAKLALAIVLCSGVAKTNETGTRVRGEPHLLLIGDPGTGKSQLLHTASRLITRSVFTTGIGTTAAGLTAGAVKDSDGWHLEAGALVLADGGICCVDEFTTMSSHDRTSVHEAMEQQTISIAKAGMLTTLNSRCSVIAAINPDGGCFMGEEWKSCLGNPLLSRFDLILLLKDTRNPEWDRMTSSHILKAACEENEENNSYSETYMGPLNLTGLWMEDTLCEYFAHVRTWKPVLTEEAKKILSAAYLYHRSDPYRRPERTTVRLLDSLIRLAEGHAKLMYRTKVEVIDAITAAELIGTTLLSSDVGCPFPTDPIATNHSKAKDLLKKLELQELESCI; encoded by the exons ATGCTTCAAGATTATCTTTTAAAGCatcatataaaagatttagaagaaatattaaatgctaCAAAGGATCATGTGTTCTATTCAATACAAGTAAA ttttgtgTCATTATTTGAAGCTGATGCAGAGATTGCACAGAAAATCTTACGCAATCCTAGACATTATTTACCATTATGCGATGAAGCAGCAGTAAAAGTTCAGGAACAATTATGCAAAACAGATCAAACAATAAAGACTAga gTTCACATTAGAATTACTGCAGTAccaataaaaattgacatagGTCAAATTGGTGAACTGGTTTCAACATCTGGAATTGTAGTCCGCATGTCTCAACCTACAATTATGAAGTTGAAAAAACGTTTTGtctgtaaaaaatgtaaacatacCAGTGTGGttaag ctagAGTGGGAAAgacaattgtttaaaaatattaaatgttgtgAAGCATGTCGTTCACCAAATATAAAAGCTTTAACATCTTTAGAACAAGATGATTGTTCAGATTATCAAGAAATAAAGATTCAg gACAAATGTAAAGCAGATACACAAAGTTATTATTCAATGGGTCTACAAGTAATTTTGTTAGATGATTTGATTGACAAATGTAGACCTGGTGATACTGTAGACATAAG tgGAATAGTTATACGAAAATGGAGTACATTAAAAGTTGGTCATCGCGCGGAAGCCACGACGTTTCTGATGGCCAACAACATttcgatacaaaaaaaaatctcagaaGCAACATTTTCTACTGTTGAAATAAGAGATACTTTTACAGCATATTGGGAACATTATAGAGATAATGCGTTAGCTGGTAGAGACAATATTCTTGCCTCTATTTGTCcccaa TTATATGGAATGTATATCGCAAAATTAGCATTGGCTATTGTTTTGTGCAGTGGAGTGGCAAAAACTAATGAAACAGGAACACGTGTAAGAGGTGAACCTCATCTTCTTTTAATTGGAGATCCTGGAACTGGTAAATCGCAATTACTTCATACTGCGTCTCGATTAATTACACGGTCTGTCTTTACAACTGGTATTGGTACTACTGCTGCTGGACTTACAGCAGGAGCTGTCAAA GATTCGGATGGTTGGCATTTGGAAGCTGGTGCTTTGGTCCTCGCAGATGGAGGTATATGTTGCGTGGACGAGTTTACGACAATGAGTTCGCATGATAGAACTTCTGTACACGAAGCAATGGAACAACAAACAATTTCCATAGCTAAAGCCGGTATGCTGACTACTTTAAACAGCCGTTGCTCTGTCATTGCAGCCATTAATCCAGATGGAGGATGTTTTATGGGTGAAGAATGGAAAAGCTGTTTGGGAAATCCGCTTTTGTCGCGTTTCGATCTGATCCTCCTTCTGAAAGATACTAGAAATCCCGAGTGGGATAGAATGACATCGAGTCATATTTTGAAAGCTGCTTGTGaagaaaacgaagaaaataattc atattCCGAAACATATATGGGTCCTTTGAACTTAACAGGTTTGTGGATGGAGGATACTCTCTGTGAATATTTCGCGCACGTGCGTACGTGGAAACCAGTATTAACcgaagaagcaaaaaaaatacttagTGCAGCTTATCTTTATCATAGATCAGATCCATATAGGAGACCTGAGAGAACAACAGTACGACTTTTAGATAGTCTTATcag ATTAGCAGAGGGTCATGCAAAACTTATGTACAGAACTAAAGTAGAAGTTATAGATGCTATAACCGCAGCAGAATTAATTGGAACTACTCTGTTAAGTTCTGATGTTGGTTGTCCATTTCCTACAGATCCAATCGCAACAAATCATTCCAAAG CAAAAGATTTACTCAAAAAACTAGAGTTACAAGAATTAGAATCATGTATATAA